A stretch of Arachis hypogaea cultivar Tifrunner chromosome 15, arahy.Tifrunner.gnm2.J5K5, whole genome shotgun sequence DNA encodes these proteins:
- the LOC112750490 gene encoding uncharacterized protein — MPDEMLQLNSALINAFMTELEPDSPIIQIRPGSGSIFLGLLTKFSWLLLAVLHRVITECGTQDLDEKLGSVCEERLLLVHERDLDNSNLSGHLGYCLGTGETVAIKKVLQDKNLKRFKISGKSKKVLWRLGILVG; from the exons ATGCCCGATGAAATGCTTCAACTAAATTCTGCCCTTATCAATGCTTTTATGACAGAACTGGAACCTGATTCTCCGATTATCCAG ATTCGACCTGGTTCTGGTAGTATTTTTCTGGGGCTGCTGACAAAATTCAGCTG GCTCTTGCTAGCTGTTCTTCATAGGGTGATTACAGAATGTGGGACTCAGGACTTGGATGAAA AGCTTGGTTCAGTTTGTGAAGAAAGGTTACTCTTAGTCCATGAAAG GGATCTTGATAACTCTAATCTATCTGGACATTTG GGGTATTGCTTGGGGACTGGTGAAACTGTGGCTATAAAGAAGGTTCTTCAAGACAAGAATTTGAAGAGGTTTAAAATCAGTGGAAAGTCAAAGAAAGTTCTTTGGAGACTAGGAATTCTGGTGGGTTAA